The Candidatus Celerinatantimonas neptuna DNA segment ATTCGCACAAATATATTGCATGTTAATAGTTTATTAGAATAAATGATTATTGATGTTTTTTATGACAGAGGATCATTCCTGTAGAATAACCCTCGTTGGATTAAACAGTTGCATAAAAAACTCTATTTATTGGTTTTTTATTGCTTAATAATAAAATTAATCAGTGATTTGCCCCTTTAAGTAGCCACGCACGCTCAAATTGTTCCATGGTATCAATGGCATCTTGTTTAGGATCATCGTTTGCCACCTGATTTGTCATAAGTACAAAAGGCTTTAAATGCCCGTTAACATTTATATAGCCGGCTAAATTAGAGACACCTTGCATCGATCCAGTTTTAGCATGAACTTTGCCGATAAGAGATGGTATGAGTACGCTATGACGATACTTCAGTGTTCCATCTTGACCTGCAATAGGAAGATCCTGAATTAAAGGTGCAAATTTTTTATTATGCAGCCATAGTTGAATAATTTGATAAATAGTACCTGCATAAATCAGGTTTTCCCGGGATAATCCGGAACCATCCATCATCACCTGATTACGTTTAGCAATATGATGCGAAGCCAAAACATCCCATACCACTTTGGCCCCATTTTGATAATTGCCTTTACCATCACCAAACCGGTAAGCGAGTTGTTTAAATAAGCTATCTGCATAGACATTATCAGAATCTTTCAACATATGATGAAGCAAGTGCTTAAGAGGTGCCGAGCGATGGACAACGAATGCCGGATAAGGCGATACAATTTTTTGGAAATGGATTTTACCGTTCCATTTGATATGTTGCCGTTTAAAAATCTGTTGTAAAATATTATTCAGATAGTCCCGGACATTAATGACCGAGAATGCCAGAGGTAAAATTTTCTTATCAGATGGTAAACATCCGTTTAAAACAAAATGGTTATTCGTTGTTACACTATGCAACGGTTCACATTCAAGATTGCTGGCTCTTCCAGTAATAACATGGTTTGTAAAATGGATCCCTGCAAAATTGTCAACATATAAGCGAGTAGGCTGACCTACATAAGTCGGAGTCAAATTCCCCCTCAAACAATTATGGCCGATAATAATTGCTGTAACCGGTGCGGCAAAACATATTCCATGATCATTCCATGTCTGACCATTCCCCCACTGATGACCTGAATAAT contains these protein-coding regions:
- the dacB gene encoding D-alanyl-D-alanine carboxypeptidase DacB; the encoded protein is MRLVTFFLISVFSLNVSYAAVSVPPGALVITQSSWQHQNLNFLAKPASLMKLITTTVAWQKLGPEFRFKTVVHYQRQARYRGRIQMIFNGDPSLTIDDLIGLFHQIKQLGIREITKLDVDDSHYSGHQWGNGQTWNDHGICFAAPVTAIIIGHNCLRGNLTPTYVGQPTRLYVDNFAGIHFTNHVITGRASNLECEPLHSVTTNNHFVLNGCLPSDKKILPLAFSVINVRDYLNNILQQIFKRQHIKWNGKIHFQKIVSPYPAFVVHRSAPLKHLLHHMLKDSDNVYADSLFKQLAYRFGDGKGNYQNGAKVVWDVLASHHIAKRNQVMMDGSGLSRENLIYAGTIYQIIQLWLHNKKFAPLIQDLPIAGQDGTLKYRHSVLIPSLIGKVHAKTGSMQGVSNLAGYINVNGHLKPFVLMTNQVANDDPKQDAIDTMEQFERAWLLKGANH